Part of the Phragmites australis chromosome 23, lpPhrAust1.1, whole genome shotgun sequence genome is shown below.
accacaaatccacaacgaacctctacgaccgatacagatgaaacaatagcatgctcatgaccgagagcgcggcagttcgaactgtttatacaccctgcagggggatactcctggatccacacgacacgaggaccatacggcttgtgccacccgctaaagtgcacacaagggggtacccgtgacaacctttcccaaccagcctcaaccgtgtggggcatgcatcgctcggcgcgacgatactagaactactcccgaagcaaactagtaccacttacaagcccgctcgctcacaccgtcgatgttcacgcccacaaagccatagctgcgaaggtattcggctcgccttatcattagatcggcatgtggtgagtaaggtaagtgctaaagccaacagtatcgacggacggccttaaacgatgcaagcggtctatggtgctcgggtttcctctcccgacctgccccctggactttccaccgaggcagacgacacccctaacacagcccacatctcgtctcatactcatcactcACCAACCACCTCACCaacagcatgtatttgtaatcaatagtaatcctTATACTCACAAACAACAgaaaacaccgtcgttcgacttctaccgaaagacctaagcattgctaagcatgtatatagtactcgtacctagacataacaccatctctaggctacaaggaaattacttgaacaatagaccaaggtagaaagatgcaatcggcataggttctacccaagggtatccgacacatgcatacatacataagcatattcatcaattgagacttccaaatttgacatgggtgaaatatgttagttgcttgccttgatgcactggttcacaaaggtgtgGCACCTCGGGATTGacctcggtctccgggatcgatggatcggcgtgttctaagaaacataacgcgtgcaatgataagcataaatgaaatgcaacaatctaagcgataaggtgcaaatgatgaaatgccatgaaaatatgctttaaaatgtaggaaaatatttttcctagctagaacaagtcataagaagactagcaaaattagtttcatccattttggacttgtaaagaattaatggtgaattaatgaagcttaaacctaattaattagcctcaaaaatttaatttgacatttaatggctggggatatttttaatagatatattagtttattataaaaccaacaaaattggttttcttaatttttggacttcgtatgaattaattatgaattttacaagttatcagcagAGGCTGATGAACAATgcatccggatactccggtgaaggccggatactccggggtaccggagactccgggagactctccggcagcaccctctcggttatcggagactccggggaagcccggatactccgggaaagctccagaactggactattttgaggggaaaaatgcccggaacgaattgcgaccttctccaaaccaaaagggaacatgtttgagctagttcaagggttctagaactcatttaacaacctagaaactccattcctaactcaaattcatctaattgctcaaattaggtctaaaacatccaaaaatgCCCAAACTTCACCACCTAGCTTCAAATTCagatttcgaccaaccaaatgcATATCCAAGCCATGGGAAGCATAGAGGACTTACCAAGGTGCTTTTCCGAGGTTGGGGACCGccgggagaaggagatgggaaatcgaagaactccggtgttcttcacttttcaaccctaacaccaaaagacatcaaaatcgGCTCAAATCTTTCAGGAATGAGCAAataaattggaggaatggaatgcttgtgagcttgtgatcgcaatggtaccacatgcataccttgattcggctcctagagtgcggatttgagggagaaaggagagagggaatgagagggagagtgagctcttgctccctagctttggctggttgggagaggagaaagGCACatgagtgggagtgagggagcaggtggggctgctgcccaagtggagggagcaggtggtggggccgggtgggtcccacatgttagagagaaagaggtctattttaactgcgaatttaattcttttctctctcgaatttctttctctcatctaattgaTTTCAAGCAAAGTGCTCTAgtacgccaaaataatttacctcaaaaataattatgacgctaatgatgcatgattaagcttaatcatgcgattatagaatttgggatgtgacatctAGTATAGCTCTTTATTGATTGTGGTTATAACTGAAGAAAAGCACGACTTTTGCGAGTTCTGCGTAGGAAGTGTCAGAAATGAGGAAGACCCCAATTTCAACCAAGACTTCGAGGAAAACTCCATGAAGAAAAGTCCtaattccttgatcatattgaacctatgttttcaaataatctgcATGAACAACTAAAACTTGACCtattatcacatgtgctatgtattgcgcttttacataCCACTTGCactagttaatcctattaaacacttgccatgccgTAAATGTTAGCATCCActatacatatcaccctaggattacctattgttaaCTATAATAACAATGGACAATgcattgatatctagcatgcttaggattgaatacgtctttTCGGAGATGTCGCGTTTAAAATGCATCTCCTTGGAGATGATGATTTACCATGATCAatattaactcatataccagGAATCGTTGATGGTTGTGAATCCCGCgatggttgtgaaatctttGATGTCGTATGTGATTTgatgggagatgtgtaaaaataggtgaaaactgttttggcgcgggcagacAGAGTGGTCCTctggggaggatgctcttgaggGCTTGGGTTACCTGGAGGTATTCATTGCTAATGAAGATGCCTAGACcgaccgcttaaggaccgagtcttgcgccgtcatgcttagtcaccccgtgcaaccatacaTTCTGTATGGGCAAGACTTAACTTTTCCTTCACCGAACTGAGTtaggcatcataccaggaggctgagagcagcgagcatCCAAGAGTCCATCTGTCCCGctatttggaggtttcaggaactggcctaggcttaaaaagagaAGCTGGCCTTCAGAACATGCAGTTCTGGTACTTGGCGTGTCTCATGGAAAGGCCCAGTAGGAAAGGTGTTTGAgggatctcggtatgattcgctcctccactgGCTACGGTTGAAGGCtaagcatatcgtgtgggtaaagctgtacaacctctacacagtgtaaatctattcaaatagccgtgtccacggtcatggatgtgcgaaggcatggtcacacttgaatagactccggatGTTtatgtcttgatgagtgagtgtgtggactagatgtccatgtgatgtgGTTCCTAGCTTGATCCgctagaagctgtgtggtactagaggtacaccaaatGTGATAATAGGGAATGCGGAGtaaggtgtagcccctcccaggatcaAAAAACCCCATATAAAGCTTGTTACTGGTTTTTGAACTACGTGAACTGTTTTAAAGTCATTAGCTGATGATGCCACTGACCACctgcataaaactgctttacgctaaaactaaaaCCGTAAAGCCTTGCCCTTGAAATACCCCTGTATGCATCTATTAatactttgaagtagtatagggcttgctgattaccttccatactcactcttgctatcatttagATGAAGAAGCCGATGCCGACTTCACCAGAGGTGAAGCtggggatgaagagtagtctctaAAGTCACATTCGCACCCTcactgcttgtggcttgggcttttgttcTGCTGTGTATTTTGTTGGCCGCTAGGCCAAGCTTGTAATATACAATAcggtttgtaaccttttgtataCTGAGCCTTATAATATATGAAGTCTGACTATGATAGTAcgactgttatactgtgcgtatcagctacgtaattcAAAAATTGATGCAGGAGGCATAAGAGATTTCGGTAATGGGGGTCTTACATTGGCTATGTCAGGCTGGTACCTTTTGTGCCGTAGGACTTTGCACTCCTGACACTTTTATTGTACATATATCCTATATTCGAGTCAGTCGTTTGAAACACAACAATATTATGAACTCATAATGCCACATCTTTGTTGAGATTATTTCGGTTATGAGTTTGAGGTTAGTGTTTTCTTATTAAGATCACACAATCTCGCATATCACCACAAGTATGCAAATTTCAGTATGAGCATGAAGACTTTAGGTGATTGTGCAGGATTTGAAATTTTGACGAAGATAAGGCAACATAATGAGTACACAAAGAAGATAAAATGAAAGCACCGGAGAAgtagcaggaggatgtgcttaAGGCTTTTAGCATTTGTTTTAAATGGTGGTCCGTTCATTCTTAGTCAAGATACTGGCATTTCTTATACAGTTGATATTTTCCTTCTCAATTTTGTGCTTTAATTCCTCAAGTTGTGATATTTAtgcattattatttttattgcaaTGCACGTGTTTCACCCGTCAACTATTTTATCTAGcgaatttttttctctcattaTAATGTACAGGCATGTAACTAGTTCATGTAAAAGTCTAAATAGTGTTTATAAATTAGTGGTAAAAGCTGTCGGACCATTCAAATTGTAAAACACCTTATATTTCTGAAACAGAGAGAGTACACATTTTTTGTTAACTTTGTTACCACCATTCATCTGCTTAGTGGTTACTTTAATCATTTGAAGATTGCCGCTCATGGCATCATAAACCGATTTGGTTTTCGGAAATCACTCTTTTAGTACAACGGCTATAGTTCTTCTGATGTACATGGCACAAATCGAACATGTTCCGCTATGTCCCACTCCGTTTTCTTCCACCAAAACATACTCTTCAAATCTTGGTACATCTTTGCAATATCAAGTATGTTTTATTTTTCCGGGTTCAATATCAAGTATTTGATCCCTCGATCTGTTGTCAGGTGCGCACGGTTGACCTTTAACTTCACACACATGGTTGACCTTTAAACCCACCTTGTACTGTAGAAGCTGTGGTATATATCATTGTGAAGCACCGAGGGGGCAGAAGGGTTGCGGTAGAGCCACTCAATCTGGTTTTGCCGCCACTTAGAAAGTATGCCCGCCAAACGAATTTGCAATATCAAGGACCGAAGCGGAAGTAAGGTCCAAACTTGGGACTTGTGGTGCAATTTTCTCAAGTTTTTTAACTACGAGTTCAATTCTTAGTCGATCGCCTGCATGGTATAATTTATCACCCAAATTGATCCCACCAACTAGTAGCTTCCCCAAGAACACCGCGTAACGATTGGCACTCCCCCGGAAGAACTGCTATACCAAACGCTGATAATTTGCCGctaatcctaaaacaaaatgcAACTTGCGTTAAACAATTAAACATGGTCAGCGAGGATGTCCTTAGTTACTTCCTCATCAAGTAGTCTTGATTGATTCTCCTTCTTACTCGTAGTTTCCAACTCATCTGCACATCGTCCCTCCCCATCTTCTCCAAATTGACCATAAAATTTTAAGCGTCCTACCCAACCATTATTGCGCAATTTGCCATAGATTATGAGCCTGTTGCAATCTTGCCAAACATAGTATATATACGGACAGACATGCTCAACCAGATGCCCAACCACCACTAGCCAGCTAACTTTCCAGCACCTACGCGGCTGCACGGCGTCCATGGACGGAGCTCGCCGGAACGGCGCGTGGGATATCGTCCTGGTGCGTCCAGACGCGAGCACCGCGCGGTCGGACCGCTGCGCGAAGCTCCTCCTCCTGTGGTGGGCGGCCATTGCCGTGGCCGTCGCGCTGTACGTCTTCGCCGGCTACTTCTGGGGCTCCGTCGCCACCGCCGTGCTCCTCGTCGCCGGGTGCTGGTTCACGTGCTACTACTTCAAGGCGGCGCCGGAGCCGCCACTGCTCCGGGAGACAGCGCTGCGCGGGCCAGTGGGGCAGGCGCAGATGGTCAACCGAGGTCTGAGCCAGGGGTCAACCGTGGTAACTTTCTCATCATCGAAAATATACTAAGTAACATAATagtgaacttttttttttctaactccAGTTCAATTTAGACTTTCTAGAGCTTGACCTCCAGCTCCAGTCAGCTTAACACGTCAGGTACGACTAAGGACCGATCAAACGTTCCTCTTCTTCCACTTGAGCTACTCGATAATCACGACTGTCGTATTAATCCAGAGTTCTAATCTTCTCCATTGCAACTTCTAATGTGTGCTAGCCTGTTCTCTCACTAAccgaagaaaaagaaaagaatccaTATAGCTTacttcctcctcatcatcaccatacCCACTCAAGTAGCCTCCTCTGTTGTTGTTCAGCTAGCCCTTGCCTACGCTTTTCTTCGACCGCGATCAGCAGGTCGAACTGGGCGGTGGCTCTCTTCGCTGACTTGGGATATGACGGCGAGGAGGTGTTGGCCAAGGATCCGTTGGTGGGGGTTGAGAAAGAAGCGTAGGACCCTAAGGAGGTTGTGGAGGAGGTGCCCAAGCCAACGCCAAGCccaaagaagaggaggaagaggtgcCTGATATTGAAGCCGAGCCTAAAGAAGATCTGAAGGAGGTGGCTGAGATTGACGTCGATGAGTAGCCCGAGAACGATGATGATGCAAAGCCTGAGGAGGAGGTTCCCGAGGATGACGAGGACCCCAAGGACAATGATGAGGACCCTGAGGATAAGGCAGAGCTGGATGAGGAAGACAATAGTAGCGACGAGGATGGTAAAGATGATGAGGGCGACAACATCAAGGTGGAGGACGGTGGCTGCAGTAGTGATGACAAGAGCAGCCTCAACACCACATGATATTAAGACCTTTCTATCAAAGATGACTTCGATGGCACATCACCATCGAAGCATCCGATGATAGAGtagcttatatatatatataggctatTCGGTGCCTATGCGTAGCTACCATTCGCGCTGCGCACATCCCGCAACCGCCAGTTACAATCTGAAGAATtgtgagttataacttgttttatagaccagttacaactctGAGTTACAACTCAGCCTCCAACATGCACCAAACAACATGAGCTAGCCAACCAGCTTGTGCCACGTCACCTATCATCCACCCGCCAGAGCGTTGCATGCGgagaatcttttgttgattcgaaTCGTTAACatgcaatatctctagaaccataGATCCGATTCTCGATCTGGTTGATGCATATTATTGGAAAAAAATGCgtttaacaaaataagatccatcaagactatattttgatgaagttttagaatTATAAAGGAGTTACGTTcacatagttacaacatggggaacattgcagttacaacatggtgaacatcgtagttacaatatggtgaacTGCAGTATTCTCTGGTGGTGGTAGGcactttagttacaacatggtgaactcttTAGATACAACATACTGAACACTAcagttgcaacatggtcaagcagtacagttgcaacatgaaaaaataaaatcaaattaattgcatcatgcaacttaaaacagttacaatatggtgaacactacacttacaacatggtagacaatctagttacaacatgcatatagttgtaaccgCTCTGTTTGTTGTTGCAACTAATGGTTGTAATCGCTCTATCTGTAGTTGCAATCATTCTATACTACATGTTGTAACTCATCTATACACCTAGTTGTAACTGGATGTAAATCGCTGTTCACGAGGTGGGAACGTGCTAGGTCATACAGTGGGCCCACGGGGTAGGTGGAGGGGAGCGCGCTGGGCCAGTGGGTAGTTACAATACAGTATACGGCGAGTTGCAACTCGTGAGTTGCTATTCTGTGCCTGTACGCATGCTGCACATACGCTGCACATAGACACAGGATAGCAACACAgtatgtttatatatatatatataagcatatttggtactccctggagtatgtactcccacatacgTATCTTATTACATAGggagtatctcatgtgataaaaTGGTATATACATGGAGtatatgagtatataagatcatctaaATGGTATGTATAGATTTTTAGGTGgtttatacatatttttttagtgtattacattttatgtacaaatacaaaggtattatcaaaatctaataaaattgatggacttcttttctattttttcatgtagttcacattggagtatcttagaatgagtatataagtatacttatagtgaCAAAAGAGTATATTTAgttcatttatgtggtatatcatagtagggagtatgtacttctgagagtacagactagttttcctatatatatatatatatatatattatgcagGTACGTGCCAGCAGAATGCGCACAAGCCATGCGCATGCCTGACCGAGCAATCAACCAGACTTTGATGTGCGAGcgagccccacctgctcccacccACCTACCCTACAGGTCCACTGGATGACCAAGCACGTTCCCACCTCGTGAGCAGTGATTGTGACCAGTTGCAACTACGTGTATAGAAGGGTTACAACTATAAGCATAGACTGATTGTAACTACCCCTTGTAACTATAGGCATAAAAcggttacaactatatgcatagCAAGATTGCAACTTATCTGTCCAGCCTGACTGATTGTAACTAATTGCGATCATATTGCAATTAACTTTGTTGTAACTAGAGAGtataccatgttgtaactagttcACACACGATCATACATATCgtaactagattgtctaccatgttgtaactatattattcaatatattataactagagtgtctatcaTGTTGTAATTAGTCCACCCTTGATCATGTGTATTATAACTAGATTGTCtatcatattgtaactagagtgttctccatattgtaactagagtgtctaccatatTGTAATTAGTATTCATTAGACAATGTATTATCGTAAGTAGTGTCTACCATCTTGTAACAATGTTAtcataactagagtgtctaccatgttATAATTTTGTTGTTCAACATGTTGTAACTCGACTATTTCTGAATCACAACTATAATCCAAGTTGTAATTGCAGTATAACACAAAGTGTAACTGGATAACTTACATGGACGTAACTTCGTTACGatcctaaaacttcatcaaaatatagccttcttggatctcattttgttaaaCACATTTTTTTCCAGTAATATGCTTTAAACGGATCGGCAATCCGACCTATGTTTCAGGAGATAAGGTATTTTAAAGATTGAGATCACTAAAAGATTCTCTACATTAAAACTTATCTAGTGGGTGAGATGGTCGATGACGTGGTATAAGCTGGTTTATTGgctcttttgttttgtgcataCAAGTGGTGGAAGAGAAGCGTAGGTGCTTGCACCCGGCTTGTGCCCAGCCTAAGTCTGTTATGCGTGTATGTGCATTAATGCACTAAGTACTGAAGTGCATGTGGATGGCATGTTATAATTTTTGGAATGTATAAGAACctaataaatattttatttggaatGTCTTAATCTACATGTCTACATTTTACTCATCCcaaatgcaaaaaaataatcataatGTTCAATTATAGGCTTCTCCTCCGGAAAAACTCAATCATAAACTATATTGTGTCTTCCGGTATAACAATAGGCAATAGAGTAGTAGACTATGCCGATGGTTAGTGCATTTGAACCGTCTGCATAAAAGTTGCTCCTAGAAAATTGCACTGCAATGGAGTGACTATGCCGATGGTTAGTACATTAAAACCATCTGCAATATAAGTTTCTCCTAGAAAACTGCACCCTCGATTGCACACGGTTGTATGTTATATCCGTCTGGAATATTAACCGATGGCAGTTTTCTTTGTTCATGCAGGAAACATCACTTCAGCTTCGTCTTCCTAGTCTTTATATTCTCACTTTTGATCGATCCTCTTCTCGTCTTGCACTTTCAACTGCCAATAGTCTCTCTTCTCTCATGGTAATAGATTTGCCTTCCCCACGCCACTTGTCAGCTACCGTGGTGGCgatgagaggaggaggaaaggaggcCGAAGATGTATATGGCACCGGCAACAGCGAGCCACACATGCCCTTCATGACAAATTTGTGGCCATGGACGACGATGCCGCTGCACCTGCCACCCGCTGTTGGCCTCAGCCACGACAACGCCAATGCTAGTGAGACCCTCATCCTCCAAGATAGtaaatttagttagaaatttAAGTTAAAACTCAGATTTAGTAATTTTAGTTATAAATTTTAGTTACTAATTAAGTTAGAAATTTTAGTTGGCAGTTTTAGTTAATTAAAGTTAGCATTTTCAATTAGGTTTAGAAATTTCAGTTAGAAATTAGAGTAGAAAAACAAATGCATGTGTCACATCTCATATTCAAACCTGTATTTTGAAATCAATTTAGGTTAGAAACTCATCTTGATTAGCCAATAATACATCTTAACCTTTCTTTGTATCGTTTCTATCGGCAGTGCTAAAGTATTTGCAATCTTAAAAGCACCAACGTAGCTAGTGGAGAAAATACAAAGAATGTTACTGATGCTTTTTGTGGGACTAGTTCCAAGAACATGGTCAATTTCTTCCTGAGCATGCAAAGGTTCAAAGACTAGTTTCAGGAACATGGTGAAATTCAACCTGCTAGAACTAGGAGTGATACCTTTTGTGTTGCTTTCCTATTTGAGCATGCAATTCaactctggtgagtgcaaagcTCTATTGGACTTGTTTTTACATGCAGATATGTACATGTACTGAATATGAATTGTGCATCACAAAGACAAAAAAGATGGTACTGTATTTAATCAAGATTGAATGTGATATTTTATGGTATTTGGGTTTAAGTAAGGCAAATTACCTAAACTCTACTACCAATAATATCACGTTCAATTTTTGGGACACACAACTGAGGCACAAATgaacattttttgtttttttgcaatTGGTGACATGCTATTATGCAATTTATTTGTCCACCCTTATGTGTGTGGGGTTATAGGgcttttgatgttttttactGCTGCTCTTTTGTTGGCCTGTGATGATGGGAAGGGTGAACAAGGATGAAGCTGTGGTTTGTACCATTACTGTGACCATTtacttttttaataatattttttcttagaAAATGGCAAAAATAATGTCAGTTTATAGATAATTACCAAAATAGCACCTTATCGGCAACCGAAATGCCGACTAGCACCATATCAACATTTCACATGCCAAAATGCCTATTGTTGGCACTTCACCTGCTGACTGAACCTTCTATCGGCATGGGCACTTGCCAATAGGACTTGTCAGCATCTGGCGTATCGACAAGCCAGTCTACCATGCTAACAGGTCCCAGTCGGCAAACTAGATGCCAaaaattctttgttttttttttactttttttaacaACCTTTTTTTAGACacattgatttttttaacaACTTGATGTTCTTTccttattatattattaaagaaCTTGTACATCCAGCGGACACATACAAAAGC
Proteins encoded:
- the LOC133906574 gene encoding uncharacterized protein LOC133906574: MDGARRNGAWDIVLVRPDASTARSDRCAKLLLLWWAAIAVAVALYVFAGYFWGSVATAVLLVAGCWFTCYYFKAAPEPPLLRETALRGPVGQAQMVNRGLSQGSTVTF